In uncultured Fusobacterium sp., the genomic stretch AGCCATCTCATCAGCTAGTGTCATATTTCCTACTATTGATAATACCCCATTCCAAAACATAAGTTGTCTTACATTTTTAGATATTTTTATAAGTAGAGTAGATAGAGGTTTAAAAGCATCTATAGATTTCATTATTCCCCCAAAAGCAGATACCCACATCATCATTACTACCACCCAAGAACCTGCTCCAGAAAATCCACTCATAATTAAGTCATTTAAAAAGTCCTTAGTATTAACTACAGTTCCAGCAAATAACCCTAAAATATATGAACTTATTATCCCTATAAACAGACAAATAAAAGTTTGATACCCTTTAAAAGCTGCTCCTAACACTAAAAGTAGTGGTATAACCATATATACAGGAACTCCTGTTTTTACTTGGTTAAGAAGTGTTACTGCTGACTCTCTTTCTTGAGCTAATTTAATCCATACCTCTTCAGGTATTTGAGAAATGGCCTCAGCTCCATTTCCAACAGTATTTGGTAGATTTAACACCATTCCCATTACAAAAAAGGCTAATACTCCTAAAAATAATACTAATCCAGACCATACTCCTTGATGTCTTACCCTTTTTATTACCTCTACTCCTTGTATTCCTGAACTAACTATAGTTGTGTCTGAAATAAGTCCTATATTATCTCCAAAACAAGCACCACCAGCTATTGCTCCCACAGTTAAAAATATATTCCCTCCAACTATATAGTTTAACCATAAAAATATAGGAGCACAAGCAGCAAAAGTTCCCCAACTTGTTCCTGTAGCAATAGATAGTATTGAAGTTACAAGAGCACCTACCACAGCTATCGTTCTTCCAGTTATTCCTAATTTTAGTGTCATATTTATAATAGCAGCTCCAACTCCAGTTGACATAAATACCTCAGCCATAGCATAAGCCATCATCAAAATAAATAGAGCTATTACTATCTCTCTCACATTTGAAAGGGCTGCTTCTAATATCTCATTAAATTTTTTCCTCTCAGTTATACTAGCTGCAACAGCAGCAGCTACTGTAGCTATTGGAGCAGCTATTAGTGCATCATATCCTCCTATCATCATTCCAGCTAATATAATTACTGGCATAAGTTTAATAAATTCAAGCATCATATCCTCCTGTAAAATTAAAATTTATAAAATAAAAAAACACAACTCAAGTACTAAGTTGTGTTTAAATATCAATAAAATATATCTCTATAGATTATAATCACAAATAGCACTCCATTGAAATTAATTTCAATGACAGTAAAACAGATATTCTCTGAGTTACCAACAAAAAAGTTTGACACTCTTTTTCATTTCGGCAATCTCCCCTTTCGTACTTTATCATAATTTGTCAAACTCCAAAGTACTACTCTTGTCAATTGCGCCTCTATTGTTTTTATTTATTTACAAAAGTGATTATATCTAATTATTATATAAATGTAAAATATATATTATTAATAGTATTTATTTTAATAATTTTCTGGGAACATAATTCTTTCTACACCTTCAATTATTATGTGTAGTATCATCATATGTATCTCTTGGATTCTATCTGAAGTTTTTCCTGGAATAATAAACTCATAGTCACACATTCCTTTAAGCTTCCCTCCATCTTTTCCAAGTAATACACAAGTTTTCATTCCCAATTTTTTAGCTGCTTCTACAGCTTTTATAACATTTGGAGAGTTTCCACTAGTAGAGATACCAAAAAACATATCT encodes the following:
- a CDS encoding Na+/H+ antiporter NhaC family protein, with protein sequence MLEFIKLMPVIILAGMMIGGYDALIAAPIATVAAAVAASITERKKFNEILEAALSNVREIVIALFILMMAYAMAEVFMSTGVGAAIINMTLKLGITGRTIAVVGALVTSILSIATGTSWGTFAACAPIFLWLNYIVGGNIFLTVGAIAGGACFGDNIGLISDTTIVSSGIQGVEVIKRVRHQGVWSGLVLFLGVLAFFVMGMVLNLPNTVGNGAEAISQIPEEVWIKLAQERESAVTLLNQVKTGVPVYMVIPLLLVLGAAFKGYQTFICLFIGIISSYILGLFAGTVVNTKDFLNDLIMSGFSGAGSWVVVMMMWVSAFGGIMKSIDAFKPLSTLLIKISKNVRQLMFWNGVLSIVGNMTLADEMAQIVTVGPIIRNLVEKNVEGKVEDIERLKLRNATFSDAMGVFGSQLIPWHVYIGFYIGIAATVYPLYKFTAMDIIKYNFIAYIAVVSMLFLTLTGLDRFIPNFSLPREPEVRLKNDKRFSVLK